One Bacteroidota bacterium genomic window carries:
- a CDS encoding tail fiber domain-containing protein, with translation MTITTNSSSPLSFNNTTNSWQYLQFQQNATRKAWMGLNSTNDFCIYKENGGGIKLSGTTNLYYSVGDAWANAFRSNVTGSYVKSMIVSLNGDERFYVTGNGEVWAKGYLQSSDKNLKKDITKIDNALEKVLQLEGVSYLYKDAVEADSSNMEGFFEADSNLAGEDFSSEGSNTNKSTPDTALNARIEKEKARKHLGLIAQDVEPIVPEVVRTSADGTLAIDYTSLVGLLIEAIKEQNIEIEKLKAANKQEPKLKAASNDFQESFENTATLSQNKPNPFNQETTIDFYLTSTISNATIYIYDLQGKQLKNISIAQREYGSVTIYANELQPGMYKYALIADGVIVGAKTMILTN, from the coding sequence GTTCGCCTTTGTCATTTAATAATACCACTAATTCCTGGCAGTACTTGCAATTTCAGCAAAATGCTACCCGAAAGGCATGGATGGGTTTAAACTCAACGAACGATTTTTGTATCTATAAGGAAAATGGCGGAGGAATAAAGTTAAGCGGAACCACAAATCTATACTATAGTGTAGGCGACGCTTGGGCAAACGCATTTAGAAGCAATGTAACAGGAAGTTATGTAAAAAGTATGATTGTTTCCTTAAATGGTGACGAACGTTTTTATGTTACCGGTAATGGCGAGGTTTGGGCAAAAGGATATTTACAAAGTTCCGACAAAAACCTTAAAAAAGATATTACTAAGATAGATAATGCACTCGAAAAAGTATTACAACTAGAAGGAGTAAGTTATTTGTATAAAGATGCTGTTGAAGCCGACTCCTCAAATATGGAAGGATTTTTTGAAGCTGATTCAAACCTGGCGGGAGAAGATTTTTCTTCAGAAGGCTCCAATACGAATAAAAGTACACCTGACACCGCTTTAAATGCAAGAATAGAAAAGGAAAAAGCCCGTAAACATCTTGGTTTAATTGCTCAGGACGTTGAACCCATTGTACCCGAAGTGGTGCGCACTTCAGCCGATGGCACCCTGGCGATTGATTATACAAGCCTTGTAGGCCTGCTTATAGAGGCCATAAAAGAGCAGAATATTGAAATTGAAAAACTAAAAGCAGCAAATAAACAGGAACCGAAGTTAAAAGCTGCCAGCAACGATTTTCAGGAAAGCTTTGAAAATACCGCTACTCTTTCGCAAAACAAACCCAATCCGTTTAACCAGGAAACTACCATTGATTTCTATCTTACTTCTACAATAAGTAATGCAACTATCTATATTTACGATTTGCAGGGCAAACAACTAAAAAACATAAGCATTGCTCAACGCGAATATGGCAGTGTAACTATTTATGCCAACGAACTGCAACCCGGCATGTACAAATACGCATTGATAGCCGATGGAGTAATTGTGGGTGCAAAGACAATGATATTAACGAATTAA